A stretch of Aythya fuligula isolate bAytFul2 chromosome 1, bAytFul2.pri, whole genome shotgun sequence DNA encodes these proteins:
- the N6AMT1 gene encoding methyltransferase N6AMT1: protein MAVPAVPAVPTPRYEHVWRFGEVYAPAEDTFLLLDALESDAARLRDAGIAICLEIGSGSGVVSTFLASIIGSGALYLCTDINPMAAYCTLETALLNNVHLQPVVTDLVNGLSPRLNGKVDLLLFNPPYVVTPSEEVKSHGIEASWAGGKRGREVMDRVFPLAADLLSPGGLFYLVTIKENNPDEILETMKKHGLEGTRALSRQAGQEMLTILKFRKPG from the exons ATGGCGGTGCCGGCGGTGCCCGCGGTGCCCACGCCGCGGTACGAGCACGTGTGGCGGTTCGGGGAGGTGTACGCGCCGGCCGAGGACACCTTCCTGCTGCTCGACGCGCTGGAGAGCGACGCGGCGCGACTGCGGGACGCCGG aATTGCCATCTGCCTTGAGATAGGGTCAGGATCCGGTGTGGTTTCAACGTTTCTAGCTTCCATTATTGGATCCGGCGCACTCTACTT atgtACAGATATCAATCCGATGGCAGCTTACTGTACACTGGAGACAGCTCTGCTCAACAATGTTCACCTTCAGCCAGTCGTTACTGACTTG GTCAATGGATTGTCACCGAGATTAAATGGGAAGGTTGATCTACTGCTCTTTAATCCACCATATGTGGTAACACCCTCTGAAGAG GTGAAAAGCCATGGAATAGAGGCATCCTGGGCTGGTGGCAAAAGGGGCAGAGAAGTAATGGACAGAGTTTTTCCACTAGCGGCAGACTTGCTTTCACCAGGAGGATTATTCTACTTGGtcacaattaaagaaaataatccag ATGAAATTCTGGAAACAATGAAGAAGCACGGCTTAGAAGGCACACGAGCACTTTCCAGACAAGCAGGACAAGAGATGCTTACTATCCTCAAATTTAGGAAACCTGGATAA